The genomic DNA AGCTTTAATttttagtgggccgacccTATTAGAACTAAGTTATCCATAACTATTGAATTTCCGAATACTATGGTAcacacgaaaaaaaaaagaaaaaaattgcacATTCCATTTGATTGACAAAACTGGTTGTGTGTAGAAATATACTCTTTTGAAGGTTTGTTGTTCTTTAGGCTCAGCACGAAGTCCTTATCCTTGACAGAGTATGCGAGACGAGATTTCTCATAAATTTCGATGTTTCTTATGCAAATACTCGTCCCATCTCATCTAAAGAATTTTTATCCTCTTTACGATGAATCTTGCGTAAATTGCTTCTCTCATTTTCCATAATCATTCGGGATCCATTCGCGTGTAAGATGGACTTGCTTGGTTTCTCGACCGTTATAGCCCGAGTCACCGGTTGAAATACATAGCACACTGGAGGCATGATGTCAATTGccatgaaaaaagaaagtccCTCATCCCCTTTTGTTCCATGGAAAACTAGAACTCataatggaaatttaataattactttAGGTGGATTATTGCTTATCCAATCTAATGGTCAAATTACTTGATCCAGGGTGGGCCGTCTTAAATTACTTAATTTAAAGTAATTAAATAATGATCGCTTAAGGTGATCGTacacttaaaaaaataagaagaaaaaaacttacccaaaaaaaaagggaaaatgtgTATTAGAGGTCAACATTTCTTCTACAATAAAATGCATTTTGATTATACGTTATCCTTGCACTGAGTCCCACTATATTACAAatcaaacttaaaaaaaataatcatctATTAGACAAACAATTCAAGTGAACTGACCAAAATACACACATGAACTCTACATTTAGCGTGGAATCACTTTTAATAGTTTGCTTGGATTGCAGATTATGACGGGTTATAGAGGGATCCGTTATAGAGGATTATGGAGAGTTTCTATAAGAAGTTATATAGAAATTCTTCATAATTCACCACAACCCACCTCACTTTAATCCGCAATCCAAACAAGAAATTATATAAACTGAAGGATTAGAATCTTCCACGACCCACTCCAATTAGCTTCTTGGGAAGCACTCAAAGTTCCTATTGAATCCAATCTGCTTACTTGCTATAGCCTTCTAACCACTCTCTGTTGACTGCCCAGACATGAACTCAAACAGCccgatgaggaggaggaaggcCCTTCTGGTTCCTACTTCCATTAGTCTGCATCAACAAattagaaagagagaggagaccTTATCAATTTTCTTCGCATTTGATGCATATCAAATGGAAATGCTTTTCTCCGTGATCTTGGATTTATTAGTATAATGTACTCACCTCGTATGATGCGAGTGATCTGCAGTAGTTTATGGTCGTGAGCACCGTGCTGGTGGACCCACACTCGCTGTCCTTAAGGGACATGTTCGACTTATCGAGCTTGATTGACCATGGATACTGGTAGTTCTGAGCAGCCGACCCCACGTGGGAGGACGATCGTTGCATCCTGACAGCCCGGAGGACGTTCCTTCCCTCCATGGATGCCCTCCTCAAGCTCCGCTGCCTCTCGAAGTACTCTGGCCTCTGCTTCGGTGCGCTCTGGGACCGGGCCTTGGCCCGCGATGACTCTGTGTTGGCCATGTAGTTCGGGTAGAGCGGGTAGTCGTAGGATAAGGATTCGGCATAATCCGACTTGGGGAAGGAGAAGGGGACTCGTGAGGTGTCGACCTTGGCTAGGGCGGAGTAGCACTGGGGACTGCTCTGGACTGTGCCGAGAGAGTTGTAATCCTCAAAGTGGGCGCTGCAGGTTCTCGGGCTCATTTCCATGAGAGCTGATGGGGTCGGAGAAATCCGGTTGATTTCTTGTTTTGAGTATGCCGAGAATCTGTGATCAGGTTGTTCAGCCTGTGGGTGGTTGTTGGAATAGCTGCTTCGGCTCTTTGCGATTGGGGTCCTCAGTTCCCCGATATCCATTTCGACAATCTTTATGTTTTCCTCTGCTCCTTTGTCCATCTCCTAAGCATAGAAAAATGATCTCAGATCAGCTTAAGCCTTGACATCAGTTGCCGGATTTTCAGTGGTCTATATAAAACGCTAAGAAGACAGTGTAGTTTACGTGATTGACGTGTCTGAAGCGCTCATCCCTAGTGGATCTTCGATGGGTGGATGTCCTGGAATTGACAGATTTTGATTCCTCAATCATTCGGAGCCTCTGGACCCGAGCTTGAGTTTGGACAGTGACCAGAGCTTGCATACACCGGAGGGTAGCAGTGGCTTGTCTTCTCACCAGGTGACCCCTCACCAGTGCCTGCAGCTTCACTAGTCCTCTCAATGCCCGCAATGCCTTCCTCGCCTGCGATGACAATCGAAATGGACCACATTGTTTCAGGACCCTATAATTGCTTAGGACTATAAAATTCCTAGAGATCTTCAAGTGAGATTCACGTTCTGGTGGATTGCTTCATGTGACTAGACTTGTTGAGCCGTGCACCGATAACTTTTACACTCAGAATGCAAATAGATTTCTATCCACAAGACACTCAGGATTTATACTTTGCTCGGATCCCCGGAATGTCCTGAAGCAGTCTAGGATTTACTCAGAGCTTCCTAGGATCCTTAAACAATGACTAACTCTCAAAATTTCTCCGAACATCCTTTAATGTTATATGATAAGAGAACTGACTTCTATAATTACGACGCAACTCGACAGTAGCATTTGGAATTACCAGATAAGACCGGTAGGTTGACTGAATCCTTATGGCAGCAGCCTCCACCAGGGGGCTGGCATTTGGACTGGCTGCCTCTGTCAGCCGGATCACGGCTGCTGCCGCCTGGGCTGCTGCAACAGCTGCATCTGCTGCCACCGCTGTAGCTGCAGCCACAGCCAGAGCATGCTTCTTCTGCTCGCTCTCGGACTCCAATGCTCCATGGCGGGCCGACACAGATGAAGAGGCAGGCGTCTGCTCCAAGGCCGAGCTCGAGTCCTTAAGAGCAGCCGATGTGGCTGAGGACCGTTGGAAGCTCCACCTCCTCTTCTCCCTTGGGGTTGACGGGGCGAATGGGATAGGAGTTGTTCCGTTTTCTGCCAGCGCTGGCGCCGAGGATTGCTTGTTATTGTTCTTGTCCTTGTCTTTGTCCTTCTTCCTAGCCAAGAATTGCTTGAGCCATTTGCCTGGTTTCCCCATCTTCAGCTCTCCTTGTCAAAACCTTCTTCAGCTCTTCAAGATTGTCATGATACCAAGAAATGATTGAATTTTATAAAGGgatctcttctcttctcttctatTCTCCCACCCTTTGGCTGTGTAGTTGAAGAGTAGTAGACAGAGAGTACAATGGACATTGAATGGTCTCTGTCTTGCTTATTACAACACATCACAAACACACCATTCTtcccatattgcttatattttcatttttttttctttttttggggttGACAGCCTATCTCTTACTATTCCATTGCCCCTCtgagtctctctctctttccctaTCATTAACTAATGTGTTCAGAGAAGAGAAGTATTTGTTCCTTTGCAGTGTCAATAGAAAAATACATTTGTCCTGTGAAAGAGAAAGTGGAGGAAGCTGCCTAAGTAAGCCACTCTCACTACACTCCTTATCTTGAGATCAATGGCAGAGATTCCTTGCCTCCCATTGAATTCTTTTAGGTTCCCCCATCTTTTGCCCACCAGTTGAAATTAGTATTATGACGTAATCATGTCCTCatgattaaattaaatctCTAATAATGAAATACCGTATACAATTCCCATCTACGAAACTATTAATTTTCAAGGACTTGCGCTAATTAGACGTTGCTACATATAATTAACCGAGCATCTCAGAGAGTTTGCAAGCAACATAGAGCGTTCCGTGTAATGACTCATGTATTACTTTCCAAGATTTTGCAATCCTACACAACATAATCCTTACACCCGAGCATGTCTCGTATATATTTAGATCTTGAGCATCTATATGTTCTAGTCAGTGTCGTAACCTCGGTTAAAATATACTAGAAAACTTATCCTAAAGATTAATAAAGTGGGATGAAGATTAAATGGGGGTGTAAGGAAGGGGATCGGAGGACCATGTGAGAAGGGGTCAAGAACATGGCAGAATCCGTGTAAAAtactcattttttaaaaaaaaaaaattagacgGATCGGGAAGGAGATGTGAAGTCCACTTGGAGATCCAATTTGGGGTCGACATGGAAGTATTATTTAATCAGAAGCTCAATCgggaaggaagaggaagatcCCCTCCCCCTCGCCCTTGGGGTTTGGGCTAATGGCTTGTGAGGAACATGGGACCCATCGATTGTACTGCCAAACAGCTTCGCACGTGCCCCATTCCCTTGCCCTCTACTTTCCTTTGGGATCTGCGTCCTCTATCGTTCCATCAATCGCTAGACGAAATGTATCTTTTTTAGTGGAGGACCCGTCAATCCAATTCAATAATAGAAAATGATTCCCGTGACGTACCAATAGAACTTTTCCTAATTATGGAACTTTGCGTTAGCTATAGCAAGGAGATTCTAACACAAGAAGATTCATCTCTAAAACGATCGAGATTCCCATAAACCTGGGGACATGCTAGATCCACATATGGTTTAATCCTAGAATTCATTCATTATCCACCTCGTACAATCGTACTAATCCGCGTGGAGATAACATGTCTTTTGTTCTTTGTAACAATGTTGCAATACATTTACCTTGCCAGCCTAGTCGTTGGTAGCGACCTGAACCCTCCGGCTACGTTCGACCGTCGACTGCGCGTTGTTGTTTTATAAAAGACAGGCTAGGTGGGGTAGGAAGATAGGAGCCTTTATGTCCCCTGGACTTAGTGAGATACTGTTTTATGTGATGGAGACGACAGAATGAAGAGTGGTCGTTGGGAGGATGACAAAGCCACATAGTCATCCACATAATGGGAAGTATCTACGAATTTAATGGATTGTTTAGTTTGTgaatgtaattttaaaatcacaattttaatctaattctattcataacaaaacaaaataatttatacaaaatcaaagagtgggttccatttatactactttttttcataacaaaacaaaataattcatacaaaatcaaacggtggaccccatttataccactctttttcaaaatcaaaatctaattttaaaatcttactatgaaaccaaacgcagcataaatTTGGCTAGAGAGACCATAAATAGACTTTGTGTGTCCTACGTCCGTTCTAGCAAGAGAGAGCCCACACTTAATTACCTTGGGAGGTACAATTGTGATGGTTGAGTCTTTGTTAGCAAAGTAAGTCAAGTCTCCCAccaattaccaaaaaaataaaaataaaaataaagtctCCCACCAGTCACATAACAATCTTCCCTAAGTCAAGTACCAAAAATTTGACAAACATATTCCGGAACAATTACAGTTGTTGATAGTTGTGATTTCAGTTTAAGGATAGTCATTAGTCTACACCAAAAAGTTATATTAGAGAAAAAGATTAAATCTAAGAAGCTATTCATTTTGGAGGAGAAATTACATGAGAAACCTTCCAAATTTTATTTGGGAGGATCAAAAATTAGTTGGAGCTCCGTACGATGCGTAAGTACCATAAATAAAGGAGTAGTTTGCGAGTTAAGGCCtacaagaacaagaaaagaatGTGGCCTTCTTCTTAATTTGTCATTGACATTAATTAACTCACTAATCACTTGAAATTCACACCTTAAGATGTTAGATTGGGATAATGAAGATAAATTATCAACCCAATCTTTTTAGGAACTGTCAAGCTAGAGAGAGATCAGAGAGACACACAGACATGACAGGCAAAGATCCTTGAGACTTTGACAGCCATAATTTGTTTTCTTCAATTACTGTACCcatgaatatatatctatcggtttcttttatttttatttttaaaaaagatgtTATAACAATATTACGCACCAAAAAATGGCAGACCACTTAGCAATGAATAATTAATCCTGCTATGAATCCCATAAACTAATCGAGAAGCCTATTGGAAGTCAAGAATAAGAGAGTTAATCTCGTATCAGAAAATTGAGAATGTATCTCTGAATATATAAGATGATTGGATCATACGATCCTATTACTTCAAATTTTTGGATTGTACACGGACTCAGTCACTTGTAAACTTCGCTCGCGGTCGGTTGTGAAGGGTAAGGCATGTAGCATGTGATGGCAAATATGGAAAATCACAGTTCAGCACATGAAGAcgagttttgaaattttaagaaCATGAGTTAATCCTATAtcgaaaataattgaaaaacaaaaatctcTAGATATATCGGAAGATCCTCTTATCTATTTGGGCCGTACATGCATGGTATCATGTTAATCTCATACCCTCGTATCACAATCACCTCTTGACACCGAAAACGCACTATATCGACGAGAATGACAAAAGGGTAATTAAATTGTCTCGATATGCTCAGGGTAACGATAACCATATCACAACGGAAATTATAAAAGCATGCATGGGCATTGTTTGATCGAGAAATATCGAATCCATACATCAGACAAATGCTAACCCTACCGTCACAATCATCGTCCATGGCTtgtctataataataatacaccGAGGAGGAGCTATCGGGATTAAATTAGTTGTCAATCACGTGGAGTGTTTTATGTTTGTTTTAATCTCCATTAACTCCTCTTTGCCCCTACATATGTACCAAGGAGGCCCTCAGCTAGAACTCACTTGTACCACGCTGTCCTATTGCCCTAACGTTCTTAAAGATTGTAGCCGACACATCTTCTAATTATCCGATACATGTTGGACGCCTTTTCTCAAATTGCACCGATTCATTTCAATCTGGCATATATTGGCCGTGCCGGGCCTGGTCACTGAAGGGCTTTATTATatcattctttattttttatttttttgcataGATAAAATATAGCGTagatatacattttttttcccaagaAAGTACAACATTAGTTGTAGAATCCTTTGCTAGTAAATTCCAAGAAGACCGCCTTCTGAAGTCACCAGCGGTCTGGATGGTGCGGTGGTGGCCAGTTGAGGGGACCCCACGacccctcttcttctccaatcTTTTCTCCCACCAAATTCTTATGTGTCATTTTgcgtaaaagaaaaaagtgagaatatttgcaaaattttgaaacaaattcGGTTTTTGATGTCGTCGTCACTTTTTTCAGTACCCGAAAATAAGTTGGAATATTGAAGAAGTGCCTtattttaattgtaattaaatataaataattgagttgttgttttttctttatctttttttctataCTTTCACAACTACAAAGGTCCCAAAagtcaaaatttcaaatacaaGGTAACAGTTccatcactttttttttcctgcatAGCAATTCACATTGCACttgataattaaatttaatttgatttgaggagataaaaataaaagtagttggaaaaaaaataattaatgtattgttgaattgaggaaaaaaatattaaatagttgagagaatttaataattgtgttgttaaattgaagaaaaagtatagaataattgagagaatttagtattaaaaaaattattgtaataatatataagaaaaattatgatagagaatttgaaaaaataaaaatataataattatgttgttaaattgagagaaaagtaaagtaaagtTAAATTCGATTCGATAAATAAACCAAGCAAAATGGAATATGTCTATTATTTATCTTCCAAAAGATTctcttttatatttgttttaaCTTTTGAATTAGAAACCCTTTTTTCTTATgcaaagaggaagaaagatGAATATTAATTATGCCCTGCATTTTCATGTCTTTAGTTAATCTGACTTGCACTGGTTTAGATTTTGCACTGTAAATAAATACAAACCAGAGTCCGTGCTCGTGCAACTGCGCGCACTTGCAAAATTGTTTattaagataatatatatcGTCAGGAGATGGACTATTGACACAAAACATAGATATTGACGGGAGGTAAGGCATGGTAATATTTCaatcaaagtaaaattttaatttcctaagTTTGGGTAGTAAAAATAAACACGCACCCAAAGTTTAAATATCAAAGAGTAACTTGCTTCTATTGTTTgatcaaaattattatatttttctttccaattaCAATGAAGGCTCATTGGCTtagtatataaaaaaataaaaaatatagcaAATAAGAAATGTGAATAGTCTCGCTATGAAACTCAAATATGAAATCTCAATTATTAGATGGTGTTACCTTCTCAACTCTTTTTGTTGGTTGAAAACTATAGTCATAAGATAATagagaagaaaaaacaaaactaCAATAAGATAACATATCCATATTTCCGTGCATCCCAGAATTTGATTGCTCATGGAGTTTTTGGATACTGAAAGCCCTTACTAATTGGTGATGGAGTTGGAACAAGATGCTGCAGCTGCGACGTTTAATAAAACCATTTATCAGGTATAATGTGTGTTTAGGTGAGAGCATTTTCTCTTAGCATGACCCACGACTATTGGACATATCTCTCTCTCGGATTATTGTTCGAAGGAATTTTTATGCTTCCCAACTATTGGAAAAGACATAAAGGTAAATTATGTTCTAAAGTCTGGTAGATATGAATGGCCTCGAACATCCGACGTCCAAGCGAGGAATTGAAGTTAGTAATGTCTGCTCTCCAGTTGCAGTAGCAAGATACTATCATTTGGACTGAATCTAGATCTAGACAATTTACTTCTACCCTAGCTTGGGAGCAACTCTAAACAAAAGAAGCAAAGGTTGGATAGGATAAAGCAATTTGTTTCATGTGAAACATTCAAATGGCCTCTTTTATTTGTTGGTTTGCTTTGAAAGTTAGGCTTGCTAGAAAAGAGAAACTACTGGAATTGGGACTTACTGTAACGGTTTGAATTCCGTAGTTTGGAACTTGAATTCTATAGTTTACAACTTGAATTTTGAGACCATATGTTCTTTACATGTCCAATTACTCATGCTCTTTGGAGGAGTATTCTAAACAGGTTTGATGTTCGCAAACAAGTTGAGAATTTGGCATATGAAATGAAATGGGTTTATCATTTTAAAGGCCAAAAGCTTGATTATATTGTATTGCGCTTATGCTGGACTGCTATGTTTATCAAATATGGTGGGCATAAAACGCTCATGTTTTTCAACAGAAACGCATCattgttttctctcttttgCAATAGATTAATAacttatgctgcgtttggttttaaagtatgattttaaaatcagattttgattttgaaaaagagtagtataaatggggcctaccatttgactttgtataaattattttgttttgttgtgaaaaaaagtggtataaatggggcttactttttgactttgtatgagttattttgttttgttgtaggTAGAAGTAGGTTAaagttatgattttaaaatcacatttgcaaaccaaacaagccattaaaGTTCGATCTATTCCGAATCTATAGTTTAAATTTAGATTCTCTTTAACTGCTTGGAAAATTTTGGTCTTGGTGTTAATAGTCTTCTTTAATGGTTCTCTTTGGACAAGTATATTATGTACATTCTCTCAGATTTCATcacttatataaataaaaaaaagttttgattCTTCCTTGTTTATTACATGATTTTCAAGGATAGGATAGGATCATTAGGCTTGCTTTTGGTTTTCGATAACTTAATTTTGTGTAATGATTACAAatgttgacaaatatatggatgtgtgagaatatatatttatatatagatgtaaaaatatataatgaatttattattaaaaaattcattataaAATCAGTTAGGAAAATGTAcgaatgaaatattattattaaatagaaaaaaaaaagataaaacagTTATGATTGGAgtgttaaatttaaaaaataattaagttgagttgggtagaataaaatttattatttaaaaaaccaaacaaatcCGGAAATCTCTTAAACTGAAACAGCCATTACGGCTGTTGGCAGAACTCTTTAGTTTAGTCTTTCGCTTCTCGGAAGAGGTCAAATTTCGATTGCGAGGATCCGCAGGAAAGTTTGACTTTTCCTCAATGTATTCATCGGATGACAAGCTGGGCCAATAGATTTTGCATCTCATTCTCAAATTGAGAGAGTAGAAATGGCGTCAATGTCGCTTGGAGTTCTGGTGGCTCTGAGGAGGAGACTGCTCCAGACCCGCCGAGGAGACCAACTCGTCAGCGGCCGGGAGTACTTGAGCAAGAGAACCGAGTCGCTGGAAGTGGCAAGCTCCGAGATGGACGAGGTCACCCTGACGGCCTGCTGGAGGCTAGAGCAGAAGCTCGGGTCTGGTACCTTTATCAATATTCTTCAACAAATTATGCCTGCCTTTCCATTAACTAATTAGAATGACTGAACCGTCTTTTATTATATCTTTGTTATTGTCTGTCcgctatatataaatttgtcgTTGAAGTTCCAGAATCTGAAGTTTTTCGATGAATAAACTGACAGAACGATAAAGGATCATCTGATTCATCTGCAACCGAGTAGGGATGGAGGAGACGAGCAGATCAGGTGAGAAGGCGAGCTCAAGGAGACTGCTGGGTAAGACGTGGAAGTTTGCAACTCAACAGGTTACATAAGTCAGGGACGACGAAAAGTGTGGGCGGTTTGTTTGGATAATCTCCGGGGAGGCGAGCAGCGAGTAATAGATCTTCCATGCTCCTACAAGTACCATTCTGAGTGACTCCTTCGGTGGATTACTGATCATCCGCATTGCCCTGTTGTAGGACACCGATATAATTATAGGggttttacctaaaatggtccatggtttgtccgttttgtcaaatctatcatatgttttttttgatcaaatatatcccatggtttactttttacatcaaatctatcccgacgttatcttttccgtcgacatctaacggccgtgctgacgtggcacgtggagagatagtgggccacacttgccacgtagtcgccacgtcagcacggccgttagatgtcgacggaaaagataacgccgggataaat from Punica granatum isolate Tunisia-2019 chromosome 2, ASM765513v2, whole genome shotgun sequence includes the following:
- the LOC116194214 gene encoding protein IQ-DOMAIN 14-like — its product is MGKPGKWLKQFLARKKDKDKDKNNNKQSSAPALAENGTTPIPFAPSTPREKRRWSFQRSSATSAALKDSSSALEQTPASSSVSARHGALESESEQKKHALAVAAATAVAADAAVAAAQAAAAVIRLTEAASPNASPLVEAAAIRIQSTYRSYLARKALRALRGLVKLQALVRGHLVRRQATATLRCMQALVTVQTQARVQRLRMIEESKSVNSRTSTHRRSTRDERFRHVNHEMDKGAEENIKIVEMDIGELRTPIAKSRSSYSNNHPQAEQPDHRFSAYSKQEINRISPTPSALMEMSPRTCSAHFEDYNSLGTVQSSPQCYSALAKVDTSRVPFSFPKSDYAESLSYDYPLYPNYMANTESSRAKARSQSAPKQRPEYFERQRSLRRASMEGRNVLRAVRMQRSSSHVGSAAQNYQYPWSIKLDKSNMSLKDSECGSTSTVLTTINYCRSLASYETNGSRNQKGLPPPHRAV